A single region of the Halobellus ruber genome encodes:
- a CDS encoding glycine cleavage T C-terminal barrel domain-containing protein: MSGDADNPNFPSVDQSDRSVPRNLRQTGDPGIEMLVSTRVRKSPFFHKSFVENGAWRCTVYNRVYHPRGLIEPEDGGAMAEYDALTNDVTLWDVAVERQIRVKGPDAEALTNYVVTRDVTGMDALDGKYVILCNEDGGVLNDPVLLRPEEDEFWFSISDSNLMQWLQGVNVDNDFDVEIDEIDVAPMQIQGPKSEDVMVDVVGEEVREIPYYGLMEAEINGASVLISQTGFSGEAGFEIYVRNAHVDADKVWDPVHESVKAHGGRQIAPGHHRRIAAGIMSWGQDLDFETSPFQVNLGYHVPDDKDADYIGKEELEKQKTQIENGNYPFTHKLVGLKMAGEPIRDYAPDFWLISDPETGEECGYITSPWWNPDLETNIAMGYVPAEKLEEATDTPLNDEIYDEDLDLEFQVHLPDEYSEEPDEPTFATVAKVPFKESVNPSAREQAKLNARKEAESE, translated from the coding sequence ATGTCAGGAGACGCCGACAATCCGAACTTCCCGAGCGTCGACCAGTCCGATCGTTCCGTCCCACGGAACCTCCGTCAGACGGGCGATCCGGGCATCGAGATGCTCGTCTCGACCCGCGTTCGCAAGTCACCGTTCTTCCACAAGTCGTTCGTCGAGAACGGCGCGTGGCGCTGTACCGTCTACAACCGCGTCTATCACCCGCGTGGGCTCATCGAGCCCGAGGACGGCGGTGCGATGGCCGAGTACGACGCGCTGACCAACGACGTAACGCTGTGGGACGTCGCGGTCGAGCGCCAGATCCGGGTGAAGGGCCCCGACGCCGAAGCGCTGACGAACTACGTCGTCACCCGCGACGTGACCGGAATGGACGCCCTCGACGGGAAGTACGTCATCCTCTGTAACGAGGACGGCGGCGTTCTCAACGACCCGGTTCTGCTCCGCCCCGAGGAGGACGAGTTCTGGTTCTCCATCTCCGACAGCAACCTGATGCAGTGGCTGCAGGGCGTCAACGTCGACAACGACTTCGACGTCGAGATCGACGAGATCGACGTCGCGCCGATGCAGATCCAGGGCCCGAAATCCGAGGACGTGATGGTCGACGTCGTCGGCGAGGAGGTTCGGGAGATCCCCTACTACGGCCTGATGGAAGCCGAGATCAACGGCGCCAGCGTGCTCATCAGCCAGACCGGCTTCTCCGGCGAGGCCGGCTTCGAGATCTACGTCCGGAACGCCCACGTCGACGCCGACAAGGTGTGGGACCCGGTTCACGAGAGCGTCAAGGCCCACGGCGGTCGCCAGATCGCGCCCGGTCACCACCGCCGTATCGCGGCGGGGATCATGTCCTGGGGGCAGGACCTCGACTTCGAGACCTCGCCGTTCCAGGTCAACCTCGGCTACCACGTCCCCGACGACAAGGACGCGGACTACATCGGCAAGGAGGAACTCGAAAAACAAAAAACGCAGATCGAGAACGGCAACTACCCGTTCACCCACAAGCTCGTCGGCCTCAAGATGGCCGGCGAGCCCATCCGTGACTACGCGCCGGACTTCTGGCTCATCTCCGACCCCGAGACGGGCGAGGAGTGCGGTTACATCACCTCGCCGTGGTGGAACCCGGACCTCGAAACCAACATCGCGATGGGCTACGTGCCCGCCGAGAAGCTCGAGGAAGCCACGGACACGCCGCTCAACGACGAGATCTACGACGAGGACCTCGACCTCGAATTCCAGGTCCACCTCCCCGACGAGTACTCCGAGGAGCCCGACGAACCCACCTTCGCCACCGTCGCGAAGGTTCCGTTCAAGGAGTCGGTCAACCCGAGCGCCCGCGAGCAGGCCAAGCTCAACGCCCGGAAGGAAGCCGAAAGCGAGTAA
- a CDS encoding MOSC domain-containing protein, whose protein sequence is MARLERLRIYPVKGLDGVDVGTADVRAGGTLDGDREYALLDADGDPLNGKRTAAVHDLDAGFDPDSGTLTLETDAGETERFALPADRDRASAWCSDVFDGEFTLERDDERGFVDRPGMGPSVVSTATLETVASWFDGLTVGSVRRRLRANLEVSGVDPFWEDRFVGEAAPEFAVGGVRFEGVEPCGRCVVPSRDPDTGEALPEFRERFIEKRRETFPDFADPDTFDHFFAVMILARVPAAAERPTLRVGEPVEVV, encoded by the coding sequence ATGGCGCGGCTGGAACGGCTCCGGATCTACCCGGTGAAGGGGCTCGACGGGGTCGACGTCGGGACGGCCGACGTGCGGGCGGGCGGGACGCTCGACGGCGACCGCGAGTACGCACTCCTCGACGCCGACGGCGACCCGCTCAACGGGAAACGCACCGCCGCGGTCCACGACCTCGACGCCGGCTTCGACCCCGACTCCGGAACCCTGACACTCGAGACGGACGCGGGGGAGACCGAGCGGTTCGCGCTCCCCGCGGATCGGGACCGCGCGTCGGCGTGGTGCAGCGACGTTTTCGACGGGGAGTTCACGCTCGAACGGGACGACGAGCGGGGGTTCGTGGACCGCCCGGGGATGGGGCCGTCGGTGGTCAGCACCGCGACGCTCGAAACCGTGGCGTCGTGGTTCGACGGCCTGACGGTCGGAAGCGTCCGGCGCCGGCTCCGCGCGAACCTCGAGGTGAGCGGGGTCGACCCGTTCTGGGAGGACCGGTTCGTCGGCGAGGCCGCCCCGGAGTTTGCGGTCGGCGGCGTGCGGTTCGAGGGGGTCGAACCGTGTGGCCGGTGTGTGGTTCCGTCCCGCGATCCGGACACCGGCGAGGCGCTCCCGGAGTTTAGAGAGCGGTTCATCGAGAAGCGTCGGGAGACGTTCCCCGACTTCGCCGACCCCGACACGTTCGACCACTTCTTCGCAGTGATGATCCTCGCGCGGGTGCCGGCGGCCGCGGAGCGGCCCACGCTCCGGGTCGGGGAGCCGGTCGAGGTCGTGTGA